CTGCTGATAAAACGGGGAAAAGAATGTATTGGGCCTGTGGCACCAATGGCTGCCTTGAAAAGGGCAGGGTGGTTTGGAAGAACGTTTTctcatccatttttttgtttgtccttaACACCTGCCACCTTTCCTGCCTGGTGAATGATCccaatgaaataaaacacattaagagGCAGTTGTGCACTCTGatcatttttattacaaaaagaACGGCGGCTCCAGGCGAAAAACAGATTGAAACAAAAGGCTCCAGTACAGACAGGAAATAGCTGCTTGAGCAACTGACCCACAGCTACAACATCAGGATTAAAGCACTTCACCATTTACCATGCACGGAGAGGAAACTCTGCAAGAGATACATGCGGAAAAGGAATACATCACCTCAGCACAACATCGCAACATCTGCGATAAGGTAGGAAAAGGCCACGGAAGATCACAAGAACATCACACGTCGTCAAAAAGGGCCAGAGTTTACTTCCTGTCTCGGCAGGAACGAGAGCAGggaagggtttgttttttttctttttagcgGGTTGTATGACATCTCCGTGAAGTGCAAAGACACATCAGTGACTGGCTGATTTCCAGTGTCTCCGCTACCTACGATACTGTAAACAATCTACACTATAAGGCGCACAGTTGAAAAATTGCCCAACGAAAGAGCCACAACATCAGTTCGTAAAGGGTTTGATGTGAAAACGCGTCGTCatagtcatcatcatcaacactcTGCAGGTCTGGCATACCAACTGTCAATACACCAACTGCAGGcagtaaaatgctgtttaaGTTTCTTTAAATGGGCATTACACAAAAAACATTGAaggacaaaaatatgaaatattgtttcttttttctaaaaCATCAATctagcttttttctttttcttttttttcaaattaggCACACGGTACAGcacagtaaatgttttgttttttcttcaataCCTCTTTTGGTTGCTGACATCTAAAGACGTGGACACCACAGGGCCCGTCGAGACTGAAAGGACGAACTGTTTTTATCGCACACGCACAACGGTTACACGTACTCGCTGCTGGCATCTGCCTGTCCGAACCTTTCCAGAACATTAAAGGGAGAACTTTTCCACTACAATTTCCTTCTTGGTGATTACTTAACCTGTTTTATGACCTTGAAACCAGTCTCTCCTAGAAGGAAATGACAACCAGAGAATATCTTACAAAGACATAAGGCATTTAATTCCTCTTCGCCTGAATCACATCAGTCATACAAAGTCTTTTTGCACCTCTCGTGTCTGTCCACAAAATACGCTAAAAACAAAAGACCTCCAATATTTATTCtgcaagttgttttttttttcaactaaCTGTTTTAAACACTGATTGTCTACATTATCAATAACAATCTAAGGATGTAAACATGATAAGATGTAAACACTGTTATTAATAAACTGGCTTAGACCTCAAAAGATATTTCGACCCTGTGTGAGATATGAGAGAACACTAAGTCTTCCACACGTGGCATGGAGGAGGACCGAGGTAGTCCACAAGAGAACTGATGGTGGGGAAGGGGAGTTACGGGTAACTGGCCCTGGTGCATGACTTGGACGGAGGGTCTCGACAGTTTGTGGTTCGATCAGTAGCCTTCATAGCACAGCTCTGGTTGTCATGTCATGGTTGAGAATTTTCTGATTTGGCAGGGAGAAGCTGTTGAACTCTGATTAGTGCTGATTTCGACGACAACTTCGTCTGAGTTTTCAGAAGGTTTTCTGAAAGCCGTTGTTTTCCTGATCAATCAGCAGTCATTTGTTCTTCGGACCAAAGTGCTCTTTAAGCATCAAATCAGTCTTTAAtacatttatctatttatttattttcaatttgtgCACCCTCAGGGCTCCTCAGACGATGCGGTAATCGAACGTGTCCTTCTCGGTGTGGTCTGTCCAGTTGGACGAGGGCATGCTGCGGTAGGGGTCCAGCAGGATGCGGAAGCAGCGCACGATGAGAAGGGCCaagaagatgaagagcagcagcacaaagacgAATGCCGCCTTCTGCTCCAGCGTCAGGTAGGAAGGCACATGATGGCCGCCACCCGACGAGGACAGCGTGCTGCTGAAGAGGCCCTCAGCCATCCTGGGCACATCCATGCTAGATCGTCTCGGCTCCAGCTCTTTGTCGTTTGCTGCTCAGATTTTGCAGGGGAAGATGGGCTCAGTGGATAAGACCTGTGAGGGAATCCAAGCAGACGGATTAGACTGGAGATCGTGTCGTCTGTGGCTTGACAGATGAAACGGCAAACCAATATATTGACTTAATGCAATcgtggaaagaagaaaaagtctAAAATCTAAGGACTATAAACAGAcaagaggaacaaaacaaaatgtgcgTCAGACCAGAACAAAG
This sequence is a window from Scatophagus argus isolate fScaArg1 chromosome 9, fScaArg1.pri, whole genome shotgun sequence. Protein-coding genes within it:
- the LOC124065424 gene encoding cortexin-3 is translated as MDVPRMAEGLFSSTLSSSGGGHHVPSYLTLEQKAAFVFVLLLFIFLALLIVRCFRILLDPYRSMPSSNWTDHTEKDTFDYRIV